A genomic region of Alligator mississippiensis isolate rAllMis1 chromosome 4, rAllMis1, whole genome shotgun sequence contains the following coding sequences:
- the ECHDC3 gene encoding enoyl-CoA hydratase domain-containing protein 3, mitochondrial isoform X1, whose translation MHLPPLFAVGAGPGDAAAVPAEAGACRKGAAPCSSRTALAMAACLRLGRTRLAPGLRAALSTAPRQHGGIRNIILNNPKKRNALSLATLKSLRDDILHDADSTDLRVIIISAEGPVFSSGHDLKELSSEQDTKHHAEVFETCAEVMTLLQKLPVPVIAQVNGLATAAGCQLVASCDIAVASEKSRFATPGVNIGLFCSTPAVAVGRSLPRKVALEMLFTGEPISAQEALLHGLLSRVVPEDKLEEETMKIARKICETSRSVVALGKATFYKQMAQDLEAAYRMTSQVMVDNLALKDGQEGIEAFIQKRKPVWSHTMDRAYK comes from the exons atgcacctccctcccctctttgCTGTCGGTGCAGGGCCCGGGGATGCGGCGGCGGTGCCTGCAGAGGCCGGAGCCTGCAGGAAGGGGGCAGCGCCTTGCAGCTCCCGCACGGCCCTGGCCATGGCCGCCTGCCTGCGCCTGGGGAGGACGCGGCTCGCGCCCGGCCTCCGCGCCGCGCTCAGCACCGCGCCGCGCCAGCACGGCGGCATCCG AAACATTATCCTGAACAACCCCAAGAAGAGAAACGCGCTCTCACTTGCTACGCTCAAGTCTCTCCGGGATGACATTCTGCATGATGCCGACAGCACAGATCTCAGAGTCATCATCATTTCAG CGGAAGGACCTGTGTTTTCATCTGGCCATGATCTTAAGGAACTGTCGAGCGAACAAGACACAAAGCACCATGCTGAAGTATTTGAGACCTGCGCTGAG GTCATGACTCTGCTCCAAAAACTGCCTGTGCCTGTGATAGCCCAGGTGAATGGCTTGGCCACAgcagcaggctgccagctggtggcAAGCTGCGACATAGCAGTGGCAAGTGAGAAATCCAGATTTGCCACTCCTGGAGTGAACATTGGCCTGTTCTGCTCTaccccagctgtggctgtggggagGTCTCTTCCAAGAAAG GTTGCTCTGGAGATGCTGTTCACTGGTGAGCCTATTTCTGCCCAAGAAGCACTGCTGCATGGCCTTCTCAGCCGGGTGGTACCTGAAGACAAGCTGGAAGAGGAGACCATGAAAATTGCACGCAAGATATGCGAAACCAGCAGGTCTGTTGTGGCCTTAGGGAAAGCCACCTTTTACAAACAGATGGCACAGGACCTTGAAGCTGCCTACAGAATGACCTCCCAGGTCATGGTGGACAATCTGGCCCTAAAGGATGGGCAGGAAGGCATAGAGGCCTTTATTCAGAAACGCAAGCCTGTCTGGTCACATACGATGGACAGAGCTTACAAATGA
- the ECHDC3 gene encoding enoyl-CoA hydratase domain-containing protein 3, mitochondrial isoform X2: MRRRCLQRPEPAGRGQRLAAPARPWPWPPACAWGGRGSRPASAPRSAPRRASTAASAEGPVFSSGHDLKELSSEQDTKHHAEVFETCAEVMTLLQKLPVPVIAQVNGLATAAGCQLVASCDIAVASEKSRFATPGVNIGLFCSTPAVAVGRSLPRKVALEMLFTGEPISAQEALLHGLLSRVVPEDKLEEETMKIARKICETSRSVVALGKATFYKQMAQDLEAAYRMTSQVMVDNLALKDGQEGIEAFIQKRKPVWSHTMDRAYK, from the exons ATGCGGCGGCGGTGCCTGCAGAGGCCGGAGCCTGCAGGAAGGGGGCAGCGCCTTGCAGCTCCCGCACGGCCCTGGCCATGGCCGCCTGCCTGCGCCTGGGGAGGACGCGGCTCGCGCCCGGCCTCCGCGCCGCGCTCAGCACCGCGCCGCGCCAGCACGGCGGCATCCG CGGAAGGACCTGTGTTTTCATCTGGCCATGATCTTAAGGAACTGTCGAGCGAACAAGACACAAAGCACCATGCTGAAGTATTTGAGACCTGCGCTGAG GTCATGACTCTGCTCCAAAAACTGCCTGTGCCTGTGATAGCCCAGGTGAATGGCTTGGCCACAgcagcaggctgccagctggtggcAAGCTGCGACATAGCAGTGGCAAGTGAGAAATCCAGATTTGCCACTCCTGGAGTGAACATTGGCCTGTTCTGCTCTaccccagctgtggctgtggggagGTCTCTTCCAAGAAAG GTTGCTCTGGAGATGCTGTTCACTGGTGAGCCTATTTCTGCCCAAGAAGCACTGCTGCATGGCCTTCTCAGCCGGGTGGTACCTGAAGACAAGCTGGAAGAGGAGACCATGAAAATTGCACGCAAGATATGCGAAACCAGCAGGTCTGTTGTGGCCTTAGGGAAAGCCACCTTTTACAAACAGATGGCACAGGACCTTGAAGCTGCCTACAGAATGACCTCCCAGGTCATGGTGGACAATCTGGCCCTAAAGGATGGGCAGGAAGGCATAGAGGCCTTTATTCAGAAACGCAAGCCTGTCTGGTCACATACGATGGACAGAGCTTACAAATGA